The following nucleotide sequence is from Paenibacillus andongensis.
TAAGTTTTCCGCTGCAATTTGTTGGCCTTCTAGCGTTAAAAACTCTTTACAACGAGCCGTTTGCAGAATGGTTCCCCCACGTTGAATGATATCTCCAACGCTGCGCAAATCCATTTGGCGAATATCATCGTTAATTAGACCATGGTAACCACGTTGTACGGCATAGACTTCGAGACCATGGAATAATGCGCTTCTTACAACCGCACGGACGGCCGCGTTCATTCCCTGAGAGTCTCCGCCACTTGTTAGAACGGCAATTGATTTTACTGCTGACATTTCATTTCCTCCTTCAAATTCTTCTGAATGTCATTCAAGATGACGTACGGATATACATGCTATTTAGCCAGAAAAATAACCGGGTTAATGGACTATTTTTCATAAGACGCTTCGATATTTTCTTCACTTGGTGTTGGCCGTTGACCTTGGGATCTGACAAATAGAGCGCAAGCAAACCTTCGATTATCATACGATGAAATCGCGGATGTTCCAAGAACAAAATTTTACTGCGAGCCTCTTGCACGATAAAGGCAATTCTCTCAACGGTTGCTTCCATAGATTCATAATAACTGCAAAAGTTCAGGTCTCCACCCAAGATATCTTCTTCCTGATCGATTAAATAATCAAGTAGAATATGCAGTCCACACACATAGGGGAAATAGGCTTCCCGTATCGAATCGACCTGTTTTTCACTCAAATGAGGATCACAAGCTGCAAGAAAAAGCATAAACATGCCTAACGTTGAGCCTGTGGCTGCAGCAAATTCATTCCAAGAAATTTGGCTGTACCTATGATGATGTTGATCCCACCACTGATGAAGTTCAGGCTCCCGCATATCCTTGCGAATATGCTTGTACACTTGTAAATCACAGTATAAGGCCACGAAATCTCGCACCTGATCGGCTACTTGTGTATATGACGGAAGCTGACTAATACAAGACTGACACTTTTGGACGAGTTCTGTTAAATAGTTTCCGTCCTCTTTTTCTTGTCTGTATGCATAGTAATCGTTCAAAGGCTTAGAAGGATC
It contains:
- a CDS encoding tetraprenyl-beta-curcumene synthase family protein, which encodes MVRVYRYILPDVSDQLSIWKAKAENIPDSELRTQALASIATKQFHCQGGAVYAAANLSMRHVLIPLIVAFQTISDYLDNLCDRSTSLDPLDFRQLHLSMLDAVDPSKPLNDYYAYRQEKEDGNYLTELVQKCQSCISQLPSYTQVADQVRDFVALYCDLQVYKHIRKDMREPELHQWWDQHHHRYSQISWNEFAAATGSTLGMFMLFLAACDPHLSEKQVDSIREAYFPYVCGLHILLDYLIDQEEDILGGDLNFCSYYESMEATVERIAFIVQEARSKILFLEHPRFHRMIIEGLLALYLSDPKVNGQHQVKKISKRLMKNSPLTRLFFWLNSMYIRTSS